In Ailuropoda melanoleuca isolate Jingjing chromosome 4, ASM200744v2, whole genome shotgun sequence, the following proteins share a genomic window:
- the IQCN gene encoding IQ domain-containing protein N isoform X2, which produces MKAASSCKLASETPPSPPVPPPPLWPSKAELTRPGTKTMQEAAQLQLSPDGQSHYQPQSVSSLPDKAGTLCPQPQYKPPASRETLLQQHGKDKMVPRHIPRLRAVVESQAFKNVLVDEMDMMLSRAATLIQANWRGYRLRQKLISQMMAAKAIQEAWRRFNTRRLLRSGKSVEKKVSVEEGDIPYHAPQQVRFQHPGEGKPPLAQPVMVSKETQFPSSDSLAACTHQLALLQTQSAPYPGTQAPCAPGGPSVTFLPHQTVAIRHPCPASLDAKCHPCPLMGTIRNACLVHVEGDTVKTKQVTARASKAGAPGPPPCGRYAQAVHGLLKTQTQAHVETEVLKAPPQTGPVLVLNKPPPQMYPVAAMSKTPPQPCLVPTVTIAKTPPQVCPAARMTKTPPQTYPAVAMTKTPFQSCLAAMMNKTPPQPCSVPTVTITKAPPQTYQVAPMAKSLPPTCPVAAMARTSPQTPQPATMTKTPLQSCLAAMVNKTPPQPCPAAPMSKTPSQMRPTASMTIMSPQTRPAAMMAKISPQICLLASMIKPSAQTRPVAPMTKAPPQKCPVPAMAKPPTQMRPAAPMTKTPLQTCPAAAMAKTPSQTLPGASVTKTPPQTRLAAMVTKTPAQFRSMAAILRTLCLPPSAAGNLKSSPAAAAAAGIPNASSHTCLNGPKAKAVVNAKQTAGTVRISSQSYLADGKVKYFPPPHLGAGAPKAPARPPLEAEKMKAFSQKQVKMETVSSTSVAIEMPRASPWVKVAEDRNKSSLQTELRADVKVQSQAYEPVETAVVLPRAQLATCPAKALPQEQLATYSTTASSQGQLLAELTAALPRAHLGTCLSKTLPQAHSPAKLTTTQAPAHLGPCLSKALSQGHPPAKPAKAPSFAHLGTCLTKVQSQAQLVTETAKCLYTAHQATELSNKTQSQPLLAGFKASTQSCQHTGALGTLPRTKPEDRLTQIQPHRYAQGKATQGPRQGASETQSMLMPLLASAGHPACNIESWGDSGATRAQSPMTSPATPCPEELAASQLASLCAELAAELGSQEDLRALLAKALSQGQVRAALNQALSKKVLGSTMAKALPQGMLGTALMKVLSWGELGLALSHTLSPGELRAELTKAKQGKLADVLSKALTEEEWAALSQALCQGELGAVLSQSLSQAALRTGVVLPKAASKTAGSKMTVIPAPVEVDYRGSPSVVWGPTLGPVRPQSSKGPVDAGIAGGPAWDSAVLSGAVGSTNGTAAPGGTWDLARASVPRDTVGREAAVDPRQSGELVASMQTVEKVIIRAVVTIQACARGYLVRRTIRVWHQWAVIIQAAWRGYCVRRDLARLSQAATTIQATWRGFCTRRNQTQPLMLPGVWTKTDSRTKSASDHRCFQSCQPHICPLCQSLSPRLGSPPSVVMLVGSSPRTCHMCGHTLPTRVVHGMGRGSRVQAGMPWGCGTLTASRSPQQSHCQNKAATAIQSAWRGFTVRRRLRQQQMAARMLQATWRGHHTRASLTTEALLGPAAWDNLQHMQWPGV; this is translated from the exons ATGAAGGCTGCTTCCTCTTGCAAGCTGGCCTCTGAGACTCCAccttctcctcctgtccctcctccacctctaTGGCCCTCCAAG GCAGAGCTGACCCGCCCGGGAACCAAGACAATGCAGGAAGCAGCACAGCTACAGTTGTCACCTGATGGGCAGAGCCACTACCAGCCCCAGTCCGTCTCCAGTCTTCCAGACAAAGCAGGGACACTTTGTCCACAGCCTCAGTACAAGCCACCTGCATCCAGGGAGACCCTTCTGCAACAGCATGGCAAGGACAAGATGGTGCCTCGTCATATCCCACGCCTGCGGGCTGTGGTCGAGAGCCAGGCCTTCAAGAACGTCCTGGTGGATGAGATGGACATGATGCTCTCCCGCGCAGCCACCCTCATTCAGGCCAACTGGAGGGGCTACCGGCTGCGGCAAAAGCTGATCTCCCAGATGATGGCAGCCAAGGCCATCCAGGAGGCCTGGCGACGCTTCAACACCCGGCGTCTCCTCCGGTCTGGCAAGTCGGTGGAAAAAAAAGTGAGCGTGGAGGAGGGCGACATCCCTTACCACGCCCCCCAGCAGGTGCGGTTCCAGCATCCAGGAGAGGGCAAGCCCCCTCTGGCCCAGCCTGTCATGGTGAGCAAGGAGACCCAGTTCCCTTCCTCTGACAGCCTGGCCGCCTGCACCCACCAGCTGGCCCTGCTACAGACCCAGAGTGCCCCATACCCTGGCACGCAGGCTCCTTGCGCCCCTGGGGGCCCCAGCGTCACCTTCCTGCCACACCAGACCGTTGCCATCAGACATCCATGTCCGGCGAGTCTAGATGCAAAGTGCCACCCGTGCCCACTGATGGGAACCATCCGCAATGCCTGCCTTGTCCACGTAGAAGGGGACACGGTGAAGACCAAGCAAGTAACTGCCAGAGCCAGCAaggcaggagccccagggccGCCGCCATGTGGGAGATATGCCCAGGCGGTTCACGGATTGCTCAAGACCCAGACCCAGGCCCACGTGGAAACGGAGGTCCTCaaagccccaccccagacaggCCCAGTGCTTGTGTTAAACAAGCCCCCACCCCAGATGTATCCGGTGGCCGCGATGTCCAAGACCCCACCCCAGCCATGCCTCGTGCCCACGGTAACAATAGCCAAGACCCCACCCCAGGTATGCCCAGCGGCCCGGATGACCAAGACCCCACCCCAGACGTACCCCGCAGTCGCGATGACCAAGACCCCATTCCAGTCATGCCTGGCGGCCATGATGAACAAGACCCCACCCCAGCCGTGCTCGGTGCCCACAGTAACAATAACcaaggccccaccccagacataCCAGGTAGCCCCGATGGCCAAGAGCCTACCACCGACGTGCCCGGTGGCTGCGATGGCCAGGACGTCACCCCAGACACCCCAGCCAGCCACCATGACCAAGACCCCACTTCAGTCATGCCTGGCGGCCATGGTGAACAAGACCCCGCCCCAGCCGTGCCCAGCAGCCCCGATGTCCAAGACCCCAAGCCAGATGCGACCAACAGCCTCAATGACCATCATGTCACCCCAGACACGGCCGGCAGCCATGATGGCCAAGATCTCACCGCAGATATGCCTTTTGGCCTCGATGATCAAGCCCTCAGCCCAGACACGGCCTGTGGCCCCGATGACCAAGGCTCCACCCCAGAAATGCCCAGTGCCCGCCATGGCCAAGCCTCCAACCCAGATGCGCCCGGCAGCCCCGATGACCAAGACCCCGCTGCAGACGTGTCCGGCCGCGGCCATGGCCAAGACTCCATCTCAGACACTCCCGGGGGCCTCAGTGACCAAGACCCCTCCCCAGACGCGTCTGGCAGCCATGGTCACCAAAACCCCAGCCCAATTTCGCTCAATGGCCGCCATCCTCAGGACCCTATGCCTGCCACCTTCAGCAGCTGGAAATCTGAAGTCTTCACCTGCAGCAGCCGCGGCAGCCGGCATTCCCAACGCCTCATCCCACACGTGTCTGAACGGACCGAAGGCCAAGGCTGTGGTGAACGCAAAGCAGACAGCAGGGACGGTCAGGATCTCCTCTCAGTCGTACCTGGCTGATGGAAAGGTCAAATACTTTCCCCCACCACATCTGGGAGCTGGGGCCCCCAAGGCTCCAGCCAGGCCTCCTTTGGAAGCCGAAAAAATGAAGGCCTTCTCCCAGAAGCAGGTAAAGATGGAAACAGTGTCCAGTACCAGCGTGGCCATTGAAATGCCTCGGGCTTCACCCTGGGTGAAAGTAGCCGAGGACAGGAACAAGTCCTCATTACAGACAGAACTGAGGGCAGATGTCAAGGTTCAGTCCCAGGCGTATGAGCCTGTAGAAACAGCCGTGGTCCTGCCCCGGGCACAGCTGGCCACATGTCCGGCCAAGGCCTTGCCCCAGGAACAGCTGGCCACCTATTCGACCACAGCCTCATCCCAGGGACAGCTGCTTGCCGAGCTGACTGCGGCTCTGCCCCGGGCACATCTGGGCACCTGTCTGTCCAAGACCCTGCCCCAGGCACATTCACCCGCCAAGCTGACCACAACTCAGGCTCCAGCCCATCTGGGCCCATGTCTGTCCAAGGCCCTGTCTCAGGGGCATCCACCTGCCAAGCCAGCCAAGGCTCCGTCCTTTGCACATCTGGGCACATGTCTGACCAAGGTACAGTCCCAGGCCCAGCTGGTCACAGAAACAGCCAAGTGCCTCTACACAGCCCACCAAGCTACGGAGCTCAGCAACAAGACCCAGTCGCAGCCACTCCTGGCCGGGTTCAAGGCCTCCACCCAGTCCTGCCAGCACACTGGTGCCCTTGGCACTCTGCCCCGAACCAAGCCAGAGGACAGACTGACCCAGATCCAGCCCCACAGGTATGCACAGGGCAAAGCCACCCAGGGCCCACGCCAGGGGGCCTCCGAGACCCAGAGCATGCTGATGCCTCTGCTGGCATCTGCCGGACACCCCGCATGTAACATTGAGTCCTGGGGTGATAGTGGGGCTACCCGGGCCCAGTCACCAATGACCAGCCCTGCCACACCCTGCCCGGAAGAGCTGGCCGCCTCCCAGCTCGCCTCCCTGTGTGCTGAGCTGGCTGCCGAACTGGGCTCCCAGGAGGACCTCCGTGCCCTATTGGCGAAAGCCCTCTCCCAGGGGCAAGTGAGGGCAGCCCTGAACCAGGCCCTGTCCAAGAAAGTGCTGGGCTCCACGATGGCCAAGGCCCTGCCCCAGGGCATGCTGGGCACGGCGCTGATGAAAGTGCTATCCTGGGGTGAGCTGGGCCTTGCGCTGTCCCACACCCTGTCCCCCGGTGAGCTGCGGGCGGAACTCACCAAGGCCAAGCAGGGTAAACTGGCGGACGTGCTCAGCAAGGCCCTGACGGAGGAGGAGTGGGCCGctctgagccaggccctgtgTCAGGGGGAGCTGGGCGCTGTCCTGAGCCAGTCTTTGTCTCAGGCGGCCCTGAGGACTGGCGTTGTCCTCCCCAAGGCTGCCTCGAAAACAGCAGGAAGCAAGATGACTGTGATTCCGGCCCCGGTGGAGGTGGACTACAGGGGGAGCCCATCAGTCGTGTGGGGGCCCACCCTAGGCCCCGTGAGACCACAGTCTAGCAAG GGCCCTGTGGACGCTGGCATAGCTGGTGGCCCAGCATGGGACTCTGCTGTCCTCAGTGGAGCGGTTGGGTCCACGAACGGCACCGCGGCCCCTGGTGGCACCTGGGATCTGGCCAGGGCTTCTGTGCCAAGGGACACCGTGGGCAGAGAGGCAGCGGTGGATCCCAGACAGTCGGGGGAGCTGGTGGCATCCATGCAGACTGTGGAGAAGGTCATCATCCGGGCTGTGGTCACCATCCAGGCGTGCGCCCGTGGCTACCTGGTGCGCCGGACCATCAGGGTGTGGCATCAGTGGGCCGTCATCATCCAGGCTGCCTGGCGTGGCTACTGTGTGCGGCGGGACTTGGCCCGGCTCTCTCAAGCTGCCACCACCATCCAGGCCACGTGGCGAGGCTTCTGCACTCGCCGGAACCAAACCCAGCCACTGATGCTCCCAGGTGTGTGGACCAAGACGGACAGCAGGACCAAGTCTGCGTCGGACCACCGCTGCTTCCAGTCCTGCCAGCCGCACATCTGCCCACTCTGCCAGTccctgagccccaggctggggagcCCGCCCAGCGTGGTGATGCTCGTGGGGTCCAGCCCCCGCACGTGCCACATGTGTGGCCATACCCTGCCCACTCGGGTGGTGCACGGCATGGGCCGGGGCTCCAGAGTCCAGGCTGGCATGCCGTGGGGCTGCGGCACCCTGACGGCCTCCCGGAGCCCCCAGCAGTCCCATTGCCAGAATAAGGCCGCCACAGCCATCCAGTCGGCCTGGAGGGGTTTCACTGTGCGCCGTCGGCTGAGGCAGCAGCAGATGGCCGCCAGGATGCTTCAGGCCACCTGGCGTGGCCATCACACCCGGGCCTCCCTCACTACGGAAGCGCTCTTGGGACCAGCCGCGTGGGACAACCTGCAGCACATGCAGTGGCCAGGGGTCTAG